AGTCGACAGTCTGCTGTcactgaggtcaaaggtcacctgtCCCTGCGGTCTGCTGTTactgaggtcaaaggtcacctgtCCCTGCGGTCTGCTGTggctgaggtcaaaggtcacctgtTCCTGCGGTCTGCTGTTACCGAGGTCAAAGGTCGCCTGTTCCTGCGGTCTGCTGTtgctgaggtcaaaggtcagatgTCCCTGTGGTCTGCTGTTACTGAGGTCTCCTCCTGAGTGTCCCTGTCAGTTGGTCCCACTGAGGACAGAGTCAACGTGACAAATTGTCCCACCTCATGTCTTCTTTCAGAGCactctggttttgttttttggttttttggttttttgtgtgtgtctggtctGATACATTTCTAAATGCTGAAGTATTTTACATCAGTTTTACAacatgtctgtgtctctgtgtccgaGGCTTTTTTGTTACTACAAAATGAAATGTGAAGGTTttctgaatctgagcagatggTAACACATTGCTCTCTTGTATCTATGGTGACATAGATACCCGGacgaaacccacgctgacacagggagaacatgtcggagcacctgaaGGAAACCCACTGCACACCGTACcgctgatttttaaaaaaaaatgtttctaaaaTCTCCTTCAGTTATTTTTCAGTCATCGTTGTGTCTCAGATTCGTTTTTAGAAATTTCTGATTCAAAACGTTGCAGAATGTTCAGTAAATGTATGTTATGActcttttgtgtttgtgtgatattTCTAAAGTGTTCAACTTTTTGTTgctaaatataaagctacaaccagcagctttttagcttagcttagcttagcttagcttagcttagtttagcaacACAGACAACTAGTGGTAGCACAAAAACTGACCACTCCTCCTGTTTACTTCCGGTCTCAGGTGTTCTGTGTCAGTTCATCATGATCTGATGAACCAGTCACTGTCAGTCACAGTCAGTCACAGTTTTCAGTCCCAAACAAGTTCATAAGTAATTAGAATACTGCCTCTGACACACAGTCAGTAATCAGATTACTCTGGCGGTCTGAGTCCTGGTTGGTAGCTGAGCCTTGATAAAGACATACCTGCGTTTACAGGAGGGTAGAACTGACTGATGGCCATCTTGTTCGCCTGCTCCACCAGAGGAGCCGGAGAGAGGAGCCGTccgtctgtctcctctctggaCTCCCTCAGCTCCTTCAGCTCCTGCTCCCGTCTCAACGCCTCCTCGATCTCCTTCTCGATGAAATCTGGAGCGCCTGTCCCTCTGGACTGCAGGCCCGTGGACTCCAGGTTCTCCCTCCAGGACCGCGGCGTGGTCCAGGTCATATCACGTCGAGGTGTtggggaagaggaagaggaggaggaggaggcgcgGAAGGATGAAGAAGTTGTTAGATCTTGGCGGAGGCCTCTTGTGTACTGGACATCTGAGTCCCTCACAGAAAAGGAAGGTGGAGCTGAACTCATCTGGCTGATGTAGCGCTCGGTCTCTTCGGAGTGTCGATGAGGACAGCAGGGAGACAGGAAGATGTCTGTGTCTCCAGACTGAACTCTGGCCTCTGTCCTCTCGTCCTCGTCCTGCTGGACAGACTCCATCTTTATGTCCTCCGGGTCCTGCGGAGGATCTGGACTGTGTCCTCCCTCCTGATGAggctcctccctcctctcattCTCCTTCTGGATCTCGCGTTGGATAATGAAGCTCACTCTGTTCTTCTCTTTGGATTTGATGAGTGTCAGCAGCGGCAGCGTCTGTAAGCGTTTGGTTTTGATCTCAACCATCTCTGCTCTGCTGTCGCTGAGCTTCAGCCCTCGAGAGCGTCGCAggttctcctcacgttcctgaTTTAAGCGGATCTCCCTCTCAATCGGTGTCTCATAGTCACTCTTGGACACACTGCTCCTGTCCTGTTGCTGAGTGTTGTCATTGAACACACCTTCGTCGCTGGTGTAGCCGCCGCCCACCTCCACAGACAGCTCCTCCAGGCCGGAGTCCAGGTCATCGAACACGCTGCTCTGCCGGCTGAGAGGCTTCTCAGTCTGACACACCGCCACCTTCCTCTCAGGGAACGCCTCATCTTCTGTTGGTTTGAATGCTGTTGGAGCTTCACTTGTCTCCACCCCGCTGTATGTCTCCATGCCGTGGTATGATGACTCTACCTGCTTCGATAAGGACGCATCAGGATCTGTCTGCAGAGACgtgttcaggtgtgttatgGAGGATCTCAGAGGACTGGGGACTGCAGTCAGCCTGTCCTGCTCCATCTTCAGGAACTGCTGTCGGGCGGTGCTGAAGTTGATCTGTTCCTCGTCGATGGTCCCGGGCGCAGCCGGGCTCGGAGGTCGCGGTCTGGAGGCGACAGGACTGAAGCTCACACTGAAACCTTCCATCAGCTTGTTGGGGGAACGGCTCAGATCCAGATTCTCCAGAGCACTCAGCTGATCTTTGAATGTCAGGTTCTTCTTTGGTGCTTGGCTGCGAATGATCTCCTtcctcagctgctgctcctctt
This sequence is a window from Epinephelus lanceolatus isolate andai-2023 chromosome 6, ASM4190304v1, whole genome shotgun sequence. Protein-coding genes within it:
- the misp gene encoding uncharacterized protein misp isoform X2 — its product is MESIPRRWVLKPLSPLLQLSDLRTIAGPTQTDASALDDPVFTSSSISIARSHSSVVVSSQQGNGSGDVVVQARQVAVSQDRGSTSDEWNPSSPSSPSSSSGSHCGFYSFVEDPTSQEAELNEAWMVSPQRQTQLSTLKEEKGFRLQTYASSRKPESLFADGNGDAQYRVDQSDGVEVVREEEEQQLRKEIIRSQAPKKNLTFKDQLSALENLDLSRSPNKLMEGFSVSFSPVASRPRPPSPAAPGTIDEEQINFSTARQQFLKMEQDRLTAVPSPLRSSITHLNTSLQTDPDASLSKQVESSYHGMETYSGVETSEAPTAFKPTEDEAFPERKVAVCQTEKPLSRQSSVFDDLDSGLEELSVEVGGGYTSDEGVFNDNTQQQDRSSVSKSDYETPIEREIRLNQEREENLRRSRGLKLSDSRAEMVEIKTKRLQTLPLLTLIKSKEKNRVSFIIQREIQKENERREEPHQEGGHSPDPPQDPEDIKMESVQQDEDERTEARVQSGDTDIFLSPCCPHRHSEETERYISQMSSAPPSFSVRDSDVQYTRGLRQDLTTSSSFRASSSSSSSSPTPRRDMTWTTPRSWRENLESTGLQSRGTGAPDFIEKEIEEALRREQELKELRESREETDGRLLSPAPLVEQANKMAISQFYPPVNADKPVSVSSPSPRPFVRLSSFSFITAQPWSYSPPPSSSPAAHSSAPPPVGGLTDTLLQDFEERRVKLKLEESAVTMVTMNSVVFGCVHSGWRKLHRT
- the misp gene encoding mitotic interactor and substrate of PLK1 isoform X1, whose amino-acid sequence is MESIPRRWVLKPLSPLLQLSDLRTIAGPTQTDASALDDPVFTSSSISIARSHSSVVVSSQQGNGSGDVVVQARQVAVSQDRGSTSDEWNPSSPSSPSSSSGSHCGFYSFVEDPTSQEAELNEAWMVSPQRQTQLSTLKEEKGFRLQTYASSRKPESLFADGNGDAQYRVDQSDGVEVVREEEEQQLRKEIIRSQAPKKNLTFKDQLSALENLDLSRSPNKLMEGFSVSFSPVASRPRPPSPAAPGTIDEEQINFSTARQQFLKMEQDRLTAVPSPLRSSITHLNTSLQTDPDASLSKQVESSYHGMETYSGVETSEAPTAFKPTEDEAFPERKVAVCQTEKPLSRQSSVFDDLDSGLEELSVEVGGGYTSDEGVFNDNTQQQDRSSVSKSDYETPIEREIRLNQEREENLRRSRGLKLSDSRAEMVEIKTKRLQTLPLLTLIKSKEKNRVSFIIQREIQKENERREEPHQEGGHSPDPPQDPEDIKMESVQQDEDERTEARVQSGDTDIFLSPCCPHRHSEETERYISQMSSAPPSFSVRDSDVQYTRGLRQDLTTSSSFRASSSSSSSSPTPRRDMTWTTPRSWRENLESTGLQSRGTGAPDFIEKEIEEALRREQELKELRESREETDGRLLSPAPLVEQANKMAISQFYPPVNADKPVSVSSPSPRPFVRLSSFSFITAQPWSYSPPPSSSPAAHSSAPPPVGGLTDTLLQDFEERRVKLKLEESAYAGIQPVDDVNNEVVESTRVTRHKNQRALRWEAGVFANREDQEDQ